Proteins from one Thaumasiovibrio subtropicus genomic window:
- a CDS encoding GNAT family N-acetyltransferase, producing the protein MTIAKVTVNEIEATASLFDAYRVFYGHASDIAAAREFINARVVNKESVILLARDEGGKAVGFTQLYPSFSSVSVARTWILNDLFVNETQRGKGIGKQLLNAAKAHAIATGAKGLSLETARDNTNAQALYESLGYERDNHYYSYFLTV; encoded by the coding sequence ATGACCATTGCGAAAGTAACAGTGAATGAAATTGAGGCGACAGCGTCGCTATTTGATGCTTATAGAGTTTTTTACGGTCATGCCTCTGATATTGCCGCTGCGAGAGAGTTCATCAACGCGCGTGTCGTTAATAAAGAATCCGTGATTTTGTTAGCTCGCGATGAGGGTGGTAAGGCGGTCGGGTTTACCCAACTTTACCCTTCATTTTCGTCTGTTTCTGTTGCGCGGACATGGATCTTGAACGATCTGTTTGTGAATGAAACGCAGCGAGGGAAAGGTATAGGAAAGCAATTATTGAATGCCGCGAAAGCGCATGCGATTGCAACCGGTGCAAAAGGTTTGTCTTTGGAAACCGCGCGAGACAATACCAACGCTCAAGCGCTTTATGAGTCACTCGGGTATGAGCGAGATAACCATTACTACAGCTATTTTCTAACGGTGTAA
- a CDS encoding BLUF domain-containing protein, with the protein MIERIVYISKSQVRFSQRELDMMLVEFRKKNQAEGISGVLLYSGETFIQLFEGEATSVARLWLRIKADCRHEEIVLLERSVSQKRIFGGWAMGFVRVSPQVSEGFCDYLRQGEFEHQRSMSRDLKAIFAQFLADYVDIETD; encoded by the coding sequence ATGATTGAGCGAATTGTCTATATCAGTAAATCTCAGGTACGTTTCTCACAGCGTGAACTCGATATGATGTTGGTAGAGTTTCGAAAAAAAAATCAAGCGGAAGGCATCAGTGGTGTACTGCTTTATTCTGGAGAGACCTTCATTCAGCTGTTTGAGGGAGAGGCAACGTCTGTTGCGCGTTTATGGCTGCGTATTAAAGCAGACTGCCGTCATGAAGAAATTGTGCTCCTTGAGCGAAGCGTATCCCAAAAACGTATTTTTGGGGGCTGGGCGATGGGGTTTGTACGCGTTAGCCCTCAGGTTAGCGAGGGGTTCTGTGATTATTTACGACAAGGAGAATTTGAGCATCAGCGATCAATGAGCAGAGATCTAAAGGCAATTTTTGCGCAGTTTTTAGCTGACTATGTTGACATTGAGACGGACTAA
- a CDS encoding dienelactone hydrolase family protein translates to MTENNIKPTSNTSPNDAAPIAIPQEAFDWYDEYAHGIIDRREFLKRLGGLTLLGLSASAITAALTPNYALAEQISFNDPDITATFETFPSPQGHGEGRGYLVVPKALASTAPAVLVVHENRGLNPYIKDVARRLAKVGFVAFAPDALHPAGGYPGNDDQGRAMQKALERSKIEADFLAAALYLKDHPLSNGKLGAVGFCFGGYIVNMLAAAMPNTLDAGVPFYGTPAAESLRDKVKGPLMLQFASLDKRVNATWPEYEAVLKAQNADYIAHMYDGVNHGFHNDSTGRYAPAEAELAWQRTIAFFQQHLEVS, encoded by the coding sequence ATGACCGAAAACAACATCAAACCGACAAGCAACACGAGCCCAAACGACGCCGCACCGATAGCCATACCTCAAGAAGCATTCGACTGGTACGACGAATATGCGCATGGGATTATTGATAGAAGGGAGTTTCTGAAGCGATTAGGCGGTTTAACCCTACTCGGATTAAGCGCAAGTGCCATTACCGCTGCACTCACACCAAATTATGCATTGGCAGAACAGATCTCCTTCAACGACCCAGATATTACCGCAACATTCGAGACCTTCCCTTCACCTCAGGGCCACGGAGAGGGCCGCGGTTATCTTGTGGTACCAAAAGCCCTAGCATCGACCGCGCCAGCTGTACTCGTTGTACATGAAAACCGTGGCCTGAACCCTTATATTAAAGATGTGGCGCGACGCTTGGCGAAAGTGGGATTTGTCGCCTTTGCACCCGATGCGCTTCACCCTGCAGGTGGCTATCCCGGCAATGATGATCAGGGACGCGCAATGCAAAAGGCGCTAGAGAGAAGCAAAATCGAGGCTGATTTTCTTGCCGCAGCCCTGTATTTAAAAGATCATCCGCTCAGTAATGGAAAACTTGGCGCAGTAGGATTTTGCTTTGGCGGTTACATTGTCAATATGCTGGCAGCTGCGATGCCGAATACACTTGATGCTGGTGTCCCTTTTTATGGCACACCTGCGGCGGAGAGCTTACGTGATAAAGTGAAAGGCCCATTGATGTTGCAATTTGCTAGCTTAGATAAACGTGTGAATGCCACTTGGCCTGAGTATGAAGCGGTTTTGAAAGCCCAAAATGCCGACTATATCGCTCACATGTATGATGGGGTAAATCACGGCTTCCACAATGACTCGACAGGTCGCTATGCGCCTGCAGAAGCGGAACTTGCTTGGCAGCGCACCATCGCCTTCTTTCAACAGCATCTTGAGGTGTCTTAA
- a CDS encoding patatin-like phospholipase family protein, producing the protein MLSSAFDHAALIVQGGGQKGAFSAGVLDSFMDADFDPFDLYLGTSSGALNIAPFVSKQRGYALDFILNYTTSERFFHLPRFVRKQQPMDLDWAFNFIHTGEFPLDIEKGRGNLGKGKQALACLTRTDTLQDHYYPIFAEDWFNILKATCAIPVLYYNDIEFDGHTWVDGGVSATIPVMEAYRRGFKQLVVIQMTPLSGEVVLKREDRFERLRRNFEESLLNYQRRESKQGASLSLASSTENSEPTTPRSSLLDQIEKKVDALLAEKKRQETFLQEQTRDWGEYLEDLLRVMVAKARQFDFDASNAKMLEMLIAHYDNHAQIEAFLDKPPEEANIFRIAPMRPLKSSSLMSERDDLLEDYQHGKLVAMEFLKQHVS; encoded by the coding sequence GTGTTGTCTAGTGCATTTGATCACGCAGCGTTGATTGTCCAAGGGGGAGGCCAAAAAGGTGCTTTTTCCGCTGGGGTTCTCGATAGTTTTATGGATGCCGATTTTGACCCCTTCGATTTGTATCTAGGTACGTCATCAGGGGCGCTTAATATCGCGCCTTTTGTGAGCAAACAGCGAGGCTATGCGCTCGATTTTATCCTCAACTATACGACCAGTGAGCGTTTTTTTCATTTACCTCGGTTTGTGCGTAAACAGCAACCCATGGATCTTGATTGGGCATTTAACTTTATTCATACGGGCGAGTTTCCACTCGATATCGAGAAAGGCAGAGGCAATTTAGGTAAAGGAAAACAAGCGCTGGCCTGTTTGACGCGAACCGATACCCTTCAAGACCACTATTACCCGATCTTCGCAGAGGATTGGTTCAATATATTAAAGGCCACCTGTGCGATTCCTGTACTTTATTACAACGATATTGAATTTGATGGTCACACTTGGGTGGATGGTGGTGTGTCAGCGACGATTCCGGTGATGGAGGCATATCGCCGCGGTTTTAAGCAATTGGTTGTTATTCAAATGACACCGTTGAGCGGAGAAGTTGTCCTTAAAAGAGAAGATCGCTTTGAGCGTCTGCGCCGAAACTTCGAAGAAAGCCTACTTAATTATCAGCGACGTGAATCGAAACAAGGTGCATCGTTATCGTTGGCATCATCGACGGAAAATAGCGAACCCACGACGCCACGGTCTTCCCTGCTTGATCAGATAGAGAAGAAGGTGGATGCGCTGCTTGCCGAGAAGAAGCGTCAAGAGACGTTTCTGCAGGAACAGACACGGGATTGGGGTGAATATTTGGAAGACTTGCTGCGCGTCATGGTCGCTAAAGCGCGTCAGTTTGACTTTGATGCTTCAAATGCAAAGATGTTGGAAATGTTGATCGCGCATTATGACAATCATGCTCAGATAGAAGCGTTTCTAGATAAGCCGCCTGAAGAAGCCAACATCTTTCGTATCGCACCGATGCGGCCGTTGAAAAGTAGTAGCTTGATGAGTGAACGTGATGATCTTCTCGAGGATTATCAGCATGGAAAACTGGTCGCGATGGAGTTCCTCAAACAACATGTGAGTTAG
- a CDS encoding DoxX family protein: protein MKDMMLQKLLSVSENNHLELIFRLMVGFIMLYHGFNKLQNPMGLVPFLEMKGVPFPVLGAYLAAITEFFGGLALMLGLATRLASLGLAVCMVVAIMTMGGFSAGLNSLSGGLEYQWVLLSVFTYFAVAGSGKTSLDCILARKLIR, encoded by the coding sequence ATGAAAGATATGATGCTTCAAAAGTTACTCTCAGTATCAGAAAACAATCATTTAGAGCTTATTTTCCGCCTAATGGTCGGTTTCATTATGCTTTACCACGGTTTCAATAAACTACAGAATCCGATGGGTCTTGTGCCTTTCTTAGAAATGAAGGGAGTACCTTTTCCAGTGCTTGGCGCTTACTTAGCGGCAATTACTGAGTTCTTTGGCGGTCTTGCATTGATGTTAGGTTTAGCAACGCGTTTGGCTTCATTAGGATTAGCGGTGTGCATGGTGGTCGCGATTATGACGATGGGAGGATTCAGTGCAGGACTAAACTCTTTGAGTGGTGGTCTTGAATATCAATGGGTACTGCTGTCCGTCTTCACTTACTTTGCTGTTGCTGGCTCCGGAAAAACCTCATTGGATTGTATCCTTGCGCGTAAGTTAATACGTTAA
- a CDS encoding porin codes for MKKCVVLTALCVASGVNAAQINDYIELKGLAGAYQTNGGPLAEGAQKGNPIEAKVRINGLAHYPINDELKIFGRTEYDLNFLNLKEGTEIKNGELRKRYQYIGVEHDTYGRLWFGKDWGASYAHMPILKMKYLGFQDVLAGQATWRNRDTLIYKNQFGKWGIVASTELSEKRRKFDYKDDAFTTNGNAFTVTYGASPFFGEGFGVGYAYHDAGLFGPNGALYKDKGDATHNLGANYRKGAWYVGGTIAKSDLNDNGKSANLKSTTWDVVVEYTYSQDLKFVAHHAQIYGGWGTQNERFTGYGVHYSISKTLGMFVEGRLSNGGDSNTLEDTHVFGLEWTF; via the coding sequence ATGAAAAAGTGCGTAGTACTGACGGCATTGTGCGTTGCGTCAGGGGTTAATGCTGCCCAAATTAATGATTACATTGAACTGAAAGGTTTAGCTGGTGCATATCAAACAAATGGTGGGCCGTTAGCGGAAGGCGCTCAAAAGGGTAACCCAATTGAAGCGAAAGTGCGAATTAATGGTTTGGCACATTACCCCATTAATGATGAGTTAAAAATTTTCGGCCGTACTGAATATGATCTCAATTTCCTGAATTTAAAAGAAGGCACTGAGATTAAAAATGGTGAGCTGCGAAAGCGCTACCAATATATCGGTGTTGAGCATGATACTTATGGTCGACTATGGTTTGGTAAAGACTGGGGTGCGTCATACGCACACATGCCTATTTTAAAAATGAAGTACCTCGGCTTTCAAGACGTCTTGGCAGGGCAAGCAACGTGGCGTAATCGAGACACACTCATCTATAAGAACCAGTTTGGTAAATGGGGCATTGTTGCCTCGACAGAGCTGTCTGAAAAACGCCGCAAGTTCGATTATAAAGACGATGCCTTTACCACTAATGGTAACGCATTCACGGTGACTTATGGTGCATCGCCTTTCTTTGGCGAAGGTTTTGGTGTCGGTTACGCCTATCACGACGCGGGTTTGTTCGGGCCAAACGGTGCGCTGTATAAAGATAAAGGCGATGCGACACACAACCTTGGTGCGAATTATCGTAAAGGTGCTTGGTATGTGGGCGGTACGATTGCCAAGTCTGACCTCAATGACAACGGTAAGTCAGCGAATTTAAAAAGCACAACTTGGGATGTGGTTGTTGAGTACACCTATAGCCAAGATCTAAAATTTGTTGCCCATCACGCGCAAATTTATGGTGGTTGGGGTACACAAAACGAGCGCTTTACGGGCTATGGCGTGCATTACAGTATTTCAAAAACACTGGGTATGTTTGTAGAAGGTCGCCTATCGAACGGCGGTGACTCAAATACCCTAGAAGACACCCATGTATTTGGCCTTGAGTGGACGTTTTAA
- a CDS encoding MarR family winged helix-turn-helix transcriptional regulator, whose amino-acid sequence MSDDKAVKPTCTRSIPKFESSPFFHMGVVHRHFRNEGHRRLMQHHDITTEMQKAMEMIATFQPISQQKLADALLTERSTMKRLVDNLIKRELIVVTKDENNQKTKLLSLTEFGEETRTSGNVIMQALQAEWLEGLNGDEISTLNSLLNKIAKKVNR is encoded by the coding sequence ATGTCTGATGACAAAGCAGTGAAACCGACATGTACTCGTTCAATCCCGAAGTTTGAGTCGTCACCCTTTTTTCACATGGGGGTGGTACATCGTCACTTCAGAAATGAGGGGCATCGTCGGTTAATGCAGCACCATGACATTACGACTGAGATGCAAAAGGCGATGGAGATGATTGCCACGTTTCAGCCTATAAGCCAGCAAAAGTTAGCGGATGCGTTGCTCACTGAGCGCAGCACGATGAAGCGATTGGTCGATAATTTGATTAAACGTGAATTGATCGTCGTGACGAAAGATGAAAATAATCAAAAAACGAAACTGCTTTCGTTAACTGAGTTTGGTGAAGAAACCCGAACGTCAGGCAATGTGATCATGCAAGCATTGCAAGCTGAATGGTTAGAAGGGTTGAATGGTGATGAGATATCAACGCTCAATAGTTTGCTAAATAAAATAGCGAAAAAAGTAAATCGATGA
- a CDS encoding NADPH-dependent FMN reductase — protein MNITIVAGSQRANSQSLNVARYLQKLSQPHFSEVNVLDLNDLKLPLWNEGVWQGTAEWDQWKPVSELLKSSDAFIFITPEWHGMATPALKNFLLLTTADELAHKPALLASVSVSQNGVYPISELRMTGSKNNHVCYLPDHLIFRESDKLITEEQVCSDERFAARAEYTLELLATYASALAPVHRDMLQAGKPFQYGM, from the coding sequence ATGAATATAACGATTGTCGCAGGTAGCCAGCGCGCCAACTCACAGAGCCTCAATGTCGCCAGATATCTACAAAAACTGAGTCAGCCACATTTTTCTGAGGTGAATGTGTTGGATCTGAATGATTTGAAGCTGCCACTCTGGAATGAGGGGGTTTGGCAAGGGACAGCGGAGTGGGATCAATGGAAGCCTGTGTCTGAGCTATTGAAGTCGTCCGACGCGTTTATTTTCATCACGCCAGAATGGCACGGCATGGCAACCCCAGCGTTGAAGAACTTCTTGTTGCTTACCACAGCAGACGAGCTCGCGCATAAACCCGCATTACTCGCGAGTGTGTCAGTCAGTCAAAATGGCGTCTACCCGATCAGTGAGCTTAGAATGACGGGCAGCAAAAATAATCATGTCTGCTATTTGCCAGATCATCTTATTTTCAGAGAGTCAGATAAACTGATTACGGAAGAGCAAGTTTGCTCAGATGAACGATTCGCGGCACGCGCGGAATACACACTCGAGTTACTCGCCACCTATGCGAGTGCGTTAGCCCCTGTGCATCGCGACATGTTACAAGCGGGAAAGCCTTTTCAGTATGGCATGTAG
- a CDS encoding transporter substrate-binding domain-containing protein, with amino-acid sequence MNHSSYFVQAWHKVSLFMSSLKRARPAHFYTRLLLSLNALTSLSALAHPTIIVGGDHNYPPYEFINAQGEPDGYNVDLTRAVAEVMGMHVTIQLESWDAARAKLLHNEIDVLQGMSYSRDRALDFDFSPAHAIIHQSIFARKGTESVENLSELTGKDVIVQSDGIMHDLIRQQNLHANLILVDTHANALRLLASGKHDFALVANLPGLYLGKELDLTNIIPVGKPFGAQRYGFAVKKGNDALLAQFSEGLAIVINTGRQQAIYDKWFSQLEDPRHLSKDTLFAFLAAAVLLLAVLGMIVVWNRTLQQQVAARTQEIEAQQQQLIQADKLSSLGILVSGVAHEINNPTSLLMLNLPLFKDIYGDISPILEQHYQTHGDFRMGGLSYSRMREDAPLLIDDMLAGTQRIRRIVEDLRDFARKDSSAMDEEVDINEVVQAAIRILDNTIKKSTQHFIVDDGQSLPLIQGNAQRIEQVIINLLLNACQALTSTEQCVWLSTQFSFEQQAILVQIRDEGVGIDKENLTRLTDPFFTTKRESGGTGLGLSVSMNIIEQHQGTLTFHSHPGEGTTATIRLPLNLAVPPAVSALGSHT; translated from the coding sequence ATGAATCACTCCTCCTACTTTGTGCAAGCATGGCATAAAGTGAGCCTTTTCATGTCTTCACTGAAGCGTGCTCGGCCTGCGCATTTCTACACCCGTTTACTGCTCAGCCTGAATGCACTGACGAGTCTCTCCGCCTTGGCGCATCCGACCATCATCGTTGGCGGTGACCACAATTATCCGCCCTATGAGTTTATCAATGCCCAGGGGGAGCCCGATGGCTATAATGTTGATCTGACGCGCGCAGTCGCTGAAGTGATGGGTATGCACGTCACTATTCAGCTTGAATCTTGGGACGCCGCTCGCGCCAAGCTGCTCCATAATGAGATTGACGTACTGCAAGGGATGTCTTATTCGCGTGATCGCGCCCTCGATTTCGACTTCTCGCCTGCGCATGCCATTATTCATCAATCGATTTTTGCGCGGAAAGGGACAGAGAGTGTCGAAAACTTATCTGAGCTCACCGGCAAAGACGTCATCGTTCAATCCGATGGGATCATGCATGATCTCATCCGCCAGCAGAACCTGCACGCTAACCTCATTCTGGTGGATACCCATGCCAACGCCTTAAGACTACTCGCGTCTGGTAAGCATGACTTTGCACTGGTCGCAAACCTGCCCGGCTTGTATCTCGGGAAAGAACTCGACTTAACCAATATCATTCCGGTGGGAAAACCCTTTGGCGCACAACGCTATGGCTTTGCGGTAAAAAAAGGCAACGATGCCTTACTCGCGCAGTTCAGCGAGGGGCTTGCTATCGTCATTAATACCGGGCGACAACAAGCAATCTACGACAAATGGTTTAGCCAGTTGGAGGATCCAAGACATCTCTCCAAAGATACCCTGTTCGCTTTTCTGGCTGCCGCGGTCTTGCTCCTTGCTGTGCTCGGGATGATCGTGGTGTGGAACCGCACCTTACAGCAACAAGTCGCCGCAAGAACACAAGAAATCGAAGCGCAACAGCAGCAGCTCATTCAAGCGGATAAGCTTTCCTCTCTGGGTATTTTAGTCTCTGGCGTTGCCCATGAGATCAATAATCCAACCAGCTTACTCATGCTCAACTTACCCTTGTTTAAGGATATCTACGGCGATATTTCACCCATCTTAGAGCAACATTATCAAACCCACGGTGATTTTCGCATGGGCGGACTTTCGTACAGTAGAATGCGCGAAGATGCGCCACTTTTAATCGACGATATGCTCGCAGGAACCCAGCGCATTCGGCGAATTGTTGAAGACTTGCGCGATTTCGCCCGCAAAGACTCATCGGCAATGGATGAAGAGGTCGATATCAATGAAGTGGTACAAGCCGCCATTCGTATTCTCGATAACACGATTAAGAAATCAACCCAGCACTTTATCGTCGATGACGGTCAATCCCTGCCCCTCATTCAAGGCAATGCACAGCGTATTGAACAAGTCATCATTAACTTATTACTCAATGCTTGTCAGGCGCTCACATCAACCGAGCAATGTGTTTGGCTATCCACGCAATTCAGTTTTGAGCAGCAAGCGATACTTGTCCAAATTCGTGACGAGGGCGTTGGTATCGATAAAGAAAATCTGACTCGTCTCACTGACCCCTTTTTTACCACTAAGCGGGAAAGTGGTGGCACAGGGCTAGGGCTTTCTGTTTCCATGAACATTATCGAGCAACATCAAGGTACCCTCACCTTCCACTCTCATCCAGGTGAAGGCACAACAGCAACGATTCGATTACCCCTCAATTTAGCGGTTCCACCAGCAGTATCCGCTTTAGGAAGTCACACATGA
- a CDS encoding sigma-54-dependent transcriptional regulator: MNQDRYPSFGILLIDDEAAFLRSMSITLERNGFNHIYTCQDERDAHAMLRSLPIGLVLLDLTMPYHSGREMLSTITQEFPDVGVIMLSGLNQVETAVECIQEGAFDYFVKTTEESRLIAGIRRAIQMLELRVENQAMRQRFFDDKLQFPEAFRHIITDDKGMHSIFRYLESISPSRQPVLICGESGSGKELIARAIHELSHVKGPLISVNAAGLDDNVFADTLFGHKRGAYTGADQARSGMIEKADGGTLFLDEIGDLSMASQVKLLRLLQEGEYYPLGSDTPKRMNARIVVATHQRLNEKMEHGEFRRDLYYRLKTHQVDVPPLRNRKGDISLLVRHFIHIAALEMDKPVPTVPKELSLLLENYHFPGNVRELRALAYDAVGRHRSKMLSLEVFKQVFDQAPAITATMSTHNLFSACEHLPTLQEASELLVDEAMSRSKGSQSIAAKLLGISQPALSKRLKKRDT, translated from the coding sequence ATGAACCAAGATAGATATCCCTCGTTTGGTATTCTTTTGATAGACGATGAGGCCGCGTTCTTGCGCAGTATGTCTATCACGTTGGAACGGAATGGATTCAATCATATTTACACCTGCCAGGACGAACGTGATGCGCATGCGATGCTACGTTCACTGCCTATTGGGCTGGTGTTGCTCGACTTAACAATGCCGTATCACTCAGGGCGCGAGATGCTCTCAACCATTACTCAAGAGTTTCCTGATGTCGGGGTGATTATGTTGAGTGGGTTAAATCAAGTGGAAACCGCTGTCGAGTGCATTCAAGAAGGCGCATTTGACTATTTCGTCAAAACAACGGAAGAGAGTCGACTCATTGCGGGGATCCGCCGTGCTATTCAAATGCTTGAGCTTCGGGTAGAAAACCAAGCGATGCGACAGCGCTTTTTTGACGACAAACTGCAGTTTCCCGAGGCTTTCCGACACATCATTACCGATGACAAAGGGATGCATTCGATTTTTCGCTACCTAGAGTCCATTTCTCCGAGTCGGCAACCTGTGCTCATCTGTGGTGAAAGTGGCAGTGGCAAAGAGCTCATTGCCCGAGCCATTCACGAGTTGAGCCATGTCAAAGGCCCACTTATCAGCGTCAATGCGGCAGGATTAGATGATAACGTTTTTGCCGACACCTTATTCGGTCATAAACGTGGTGCCTATACGGGTGCCGACCAAGCGCGATCGGGCATGATAGAGAAAGCTGATGGCGGCACACTCTTCCTAGATGAAATAGGCGACCTCAGTATGGCGTCACAAGTCAAACTGTTGCGCCTATTGCAAGAGGGTGAGTACTACCCCCTCGGTAGCGATACACCAAAACGTATGAATGCGCGTATCGTGGTAGCAACCCATCAACGTCTGAACGAAAAAATGGAACACGGTGAGTTTCGTCGCGACCTTTACTATCGCCTCAAGACACATCAGGTCGACGTGCCACCTTTACGCAATCGAAAAGGCGATATCAGCCTACTGGTCCGCCATTTTATCCATATTGCCGCACTGGAAATGGACAAGCCTGTGCCTACCGTTCCAAAAGAGCTGAGTTTACTGTTAGAAAACTATCACTTTCCGGGAAATGTGCGCGAGTTGCGCGCACTTGCGTATGATGCAGTAGGCCGGCATCGTTCTAAAATGCTGTCACTAGAAGTGTTCAAACAAGTTTTTGACCAAGCCCCAGCCATTACCGCAACCATGAGCACCCACAACCTCTTTTCGGCGTGTGAACACTTGCCAACACTGCAGGAAGCCAGCGAGTTACTGGTGGATGAAGCAATGAGTCGCAGCAAAGGAAGTCAGTCTATTGCGGCGAAGTTATTAGGTATCTCGCAACCCGCGCTGAGTAAAAGGCTTAAAAAAAGAGACACCTAA
- a CDS encoding dicarboxylate/amino acid:cation symporter, whose translation MSNQAAATSKGIALWKQILIGMVAGCAVGVLFGESAAMLKPLGTLFINLIKMLIVPLVFCSLIVGVTSMKDPRKMGRIGGKAILLYLSTTAIAISIGLGMGTLFAPGVGINIATSEAAVAAKEAPTLVSTLLNMIPTNPVKALANGAILQIIVFALALGIALTLIGDKGKPAVQVFESLAEAMYKLTELVMKVAPFGIFGLMAWVSGTYGLEVLLPLAKVIFAVYVGCVIHVIVFYSGIISTLGKLSPVRYLKGVINPATVAFTTTSSSGTLPATIKASQEELGVSKGVSSFVLPLGATINMDGTALYQGVCALFIAQAFGIDLTMSQYLLIIMTSTLASIGTAGVPGGGLIMLSLVLTTVGLPMEGLAIVAGIDRILDMARTSVNVCGDMMVATLIGKSENELDETIYNSDKTVPVSEQAKA comes from the coding sequence ATGTCGAATCAAGCGGCAGCTACCTCAAAAGGTATTGCACTTTGGAAACAAATATTAATCGGTATGGTTGCCGGTTGTGCTGTCGGTGTGCTATTTGGCGAAAGCGCGGCAATGCTTAAGCCACTTGGCACACTGTTCATCAACCTGATCAAAATGCTGATTGTCCCTCTGGTGTTCTGTTCACTGATTGTGGGCGTGACGTCAATGAAGGATCCTCGCAAAATGGGGCGTATCGGTGGTAAAGCCATTTTACTCTACCTTTCGACTACTGCTATCGCCATCTCGATTGGCCTTGGTATGGGTACCCTATTTGCACCAGGTGTAGGGATTAATATCGCGACCTCGGAAGCTGCGGTTGCCGCCAAAGAAGCGCCAACCTTGGTTTCTACTCTGCTCAATATGATCCCAACCAACCCGGTTAAAGCGCTCGCTAACGGTGCCATTTTACAGATCATTGTCTTTGCTCTAGCGCTCGGTATTGCACTCACCCTGATTGGCGACAAAGGCAAACCGGCTGTTCAAGTTTTCGAAAGCCTTGCAGAAGCCATGTACAAGCTGACTGAACTCGTCATGAAGGTCGCGCCTTTCGGTATCTTCGGTTTAATGGCTTGGGTATCAGGTACTTATGGACTGGAAGTTTTACTGCCACTCGCGAAAGTGATTTTCGCCGTCTACGTTGGTTGTGTTATCCACGTTATCGTGTTCTACAGCGGTATCATCAGCACGCTTGGTAAGCTAAGCCCAGTGCGTTACCTGAAAGGTGTGATTAACCCAGCAACGGTCGCTTTTACCACCACCAGTAGTTCAGGCACGCTACCTGCCACTATCAAAGCGTCTCAAGAAGAGCTTGGTGTTTCAAAAGGCGTATCGAGCTTCGTTCTGCCACTTGGCGCAACCATCAACATGGATGGTACTGCCCTTTACCAAGGTGTTTGTGCGCTCTTTATCGCGCAAGCATTTGGCATTGACCTAACAATGTCCCAATACCTACTGATCATCATGACCTCAACACTCGCTTCAATTGGTACCGCTGGCGTACCTGGTGGCGGCTTGATCATGCTGTCATTGGTATTAACCACTGTCGGTCTGCCAATGGAAGGATTGGCGATTGTTGCAGGTATCGACCGTATCCTCGACATGGCGCGTACCAGTGTCAATGTCTGTGGTGACATGATGGTCGCGACACTGATTGGTAAGAGCGAGAATGAACTCGACGAAACCATCTATAACAGCGATAAGACTGTGCCTGTTTCTGAGCAAGCAAAAGCCTAA